A segment of the Bacillus licheniformis DSM 13 = ATCC 14580 genome:
AGCACTTCTTATTTTTTTTAAGAAGTACTTTTTGAATTTTATTTAACTGAGCCGACATTAAAGGTTCGCGATTTCCTCTTTGATCTTCGTCGTGGAAATCCCTTCGGTTCTCGGAAGGTAAACAACCTCGCAGTAATCCTTCAGGAAGTCGAATTTCCCTTCCCAGTCATCCCCCATGACAAATACATCGATGTCATGATCGATCACATCTTGTACCTTTTGATCCCAGTTTTTTTCCGGGATGACTTCGTCTACGTAGCGGATCGTTTCAAGAATCAGCTTGCGGTGCTCATAGCTGTGATATGCTTTTTTCTGCTTTTGAAGATTGAATTCGTCAGTCGAAATCGCTACGACGAGATAATCCCCCAATTGTTTTGCCCGTTCCAATAACTTGATATGTCCCCAATGTAATAAATCAAACGTTCCATATGTGATGACTTTCTTCATTGTCATGCGCTCTCCTTTCTAATCTTAAGGCGAAATGCTATATTGATATATCAAAAACACTCGATAAGTTACATTCATTCCACAGGTCTTTACTGATCATTCATTATAGCACATCGCCTATCAAACGTTAAGTATTCTTTAAGGTTAATGCAATTCCAAATTTTATCTAAAAAAATCGAACCTTTTCTGAATAAGACGTAAAAAATCTTAATCTAATGTAAAGATATTGTTAAGCTTTTATGAATGATCTATGCTAAAATATACGTTAGACCTCCTGAATTTATGGGCTGGTCTCTTAAACTTCGACTTTCATACATTCGTATATACTTACACTTCTTAAACCGGAAGGAGGAAAAAAACTATGCTGCAAACGGAAACGGTTCATCATCTTGCATATGTTAACGGGGATTTGCCCGGATTTTTGAATCATCTTGAAAAATCCTTTATCGACCGCAATGAGGGGGCATTTATCGCAACGGTAAACCCTGAGATCGGGTATGCGGCTGCAAAAGACAAGGATTATTTTAAAACAGTTTCATCTGCTGACTTTATCCTGCCGGACGGAATCGGCATCGTCCTGACGTCAAGGCTGATCAACAGCAGATTAAAATCGAGGATCGCGGGGTACGATGTATTTATCAACCTTCTCAGCTTGGCTGACCGCAAAAAGAAAAGGGTCTTTTTATACGGGGCCAAGCAGGAGGTTATTCAAGCTGTTGCAGATCGGCTTTCAACCGAATATCCCGGAATTGAGCTGGCCGGATACTCACACGGCTATGTCAAAGACAAAGGCGAAGTTGCGAAGCAAATCGCGGCTGCCAAGCCGGACATGGTTTTTGTCGCTCTCGGATATCCTCATCAGGAAAAGTTTATTTATGAACATAAGCATCTATTTCCTCAGGCGATTGCGATCGGCATCGGCGGGAGCTTCGACGTGTTCAGCGGAAAAGTGAAAAGGGCGCCGAAAATGTTCATCAAGCTGAATCTTGAATGGATGTACCGCCTGCTGACCAATCCGACAAGGTGGAAGCGCATGCTGAACATCCCGAAATATGTCTTCTCCGTTCTGAAAGAGGAAAGAGTTCAAAAACAGCGGCACTACTATCCGGAGCAGATCAAAGAGCAATCTAAAATCGATTTGTAGAAAAGAGTTTGGGTAACGAATGAATATACGTTCTTTATTGGTTATGGTTTACTCGGCCGGTCTCGCTTTGACCGGTTTTATTTTCAGATTGGTAAAAGCGCGCGACAGAGCTGTATTGCTTGTTTCCTTTCCGGATAATGCGCGCGCGCTGCTTGATGAGTATGTCAGCAGCAGCCGGCCGTTTGAAATGGAAGTCCTCTATACAAGGCACGCCGTTTCCCTTGCAGATGAATATCCTTCCGTTCGATCGCAAGTGATCAACGAGAAAAATCCGATTCATCTCATAAAAGCCGTATACCGAATGTTCAGGTGTAAATTCGTGTTGACGGATAATTATTTTCTGCTGACAAGTGTTTTGAATAAACGCCCTCAGACGACATGCATTCAAATTTGGCATGCGTCCGGCGCTTTGAAGAAGTTCGGACTCGAAGATATCGGAAACCGCTATCGATCCGCCGGCGATATCAAACGGTTTAAAAAAGTGTATCGTTCATTTGATCATATCGTTGTCGGCTCGGAAAAAATGGCGGATATTTTCAAGCGGTCATTCGGCTTGGGAGATGACCGTTTTTTGCGGACGGGTGTTCCGTTAACTGATGAGTATTTTCATGCCGGAAGACAAACAGCGGAGCGTCCGGACCAAAAGGTTATTCTGTATGCGCCGACATACAGGGACTATTGTTTGACGTCCGTTCGTCTCCCTTTCTCTAAGGAGCAGCTCTCCGGGGAACTGCAGGGAGAATTTTTGCTGCTGGTCAAACTGCATCCGGCCGTGCGGGAACAGATTGCTTTTGAAGAGCACGAAGGGCTGATCAAAGACGTATCAGACGTTCCGTTAAAGGATTTGCTGATGGAAAGCGACATCCTGATTTCCGACTACTCGTCGGTCGCCTTTGAGTACGCTTTGTTAAATAAACCGATTTTGTTTTTCACGTATGATATGGCAGAGTATAATGAAAAACGCGGACTGATCGATGATTTTGAAGCAGTCATTCCCGGCAAAGCCTGCATGGACAGCGAAATGCTGCTGAAAGAAATCAAAGAAATGTCCGATACAAAGGAAGAGATCAAGAAGTTTGCGGAAGAGTGGCATCAATATTCAACAGGTGATGCCAGCATGCGCCTGTTGAACTTTATGAGCGAGCATATGACGGCAAATGAAAAAAGACCGGCCGGTTCCTAATGGAACATGGCCGGTCTTTTTATGATGATTACCGATAAACCGGCACATCATAGTACAGCGTATATTGATCGAGCAATGTATACAGACTGTACATTCTCCCCACCTGCTTACAAGCCCATCCGACATCTGTCGCATATTGGTGAAGGGCATTCGGAGACCATCTCATTTTATAGAGGGTGTCCTGTTTGTAAGTCGGGTGGTGAATGTATTTTTCACCGATGAATTTGGCTCCGCCCATAATGGCGGCCTCAGGTGTGAACCACCCTTGTTCATAGGCGTATTTTGCGCCGTAGTAAAGCGGGTTGCTGTCGTAAGCCCCGACGCCGTACATATTGTAAACCTTTTTGCCGTTGAACATCGTTCCTTTAGCCAACTCGGAAGTTCCGTTGCCCGTCTCAAGGAGCGAGTGTGAAATGAGGTACAGTTCATTGATGCTGTATGCTCTCGCCGCGTCGATGAACGCTTGCCCTTTGCCTGTCAAAACCCCTTTATTATAAAGGATTTTTGCATTGACCTCGGCAGCATTCAATCCGGCCGTTTGCGACAGTTTTAAAAATTGGAAGTATGCCGAGCTGTCTTGTGTGAAATTTTCCGGATTGACATATTTCTCGACTTCATCCCTGCTGGCATTTCGCCAATTCATTCTGATTTTTGCCCAGCCGTTTTCCTGGGAGATGATGTTGACTTTATCCCCTTTTTGCAGCTGTCCGATGATGTTGCCGCCTGTCACAAGGGGGCTTGACCTGATATTCAGCAGATCAGCCGTGACGGTTTGGTTCGCCGTATTGATGTAGCTCAATGAAACATAAGCCGGCGCATCCGTTTGCGGGCTGACTTTCATCTGTTTATCGATCATCTGGCTGAGCGTGATTCCGTAGTCAGTCGTTGTGATTTGCGGGCCGTTTTTCACTTTGACGACATTCACCGGCCAGCCGTAATTCGTTTTGATCCGATTGGCGGCAGCATCCGCACGGTCTTTCCCTGTAAATTGTTCATTGATCGAGATATGAAACAGGCTGACCGTCTTTGTTTGGTAAGTTGCGCTGACATTGTTCTTCTTAAAGACATTCAAGCCCTTGTCGAGATCTGCTTTGCTTGTGATTCGACCTGTCGTCACCCGGTACTGCCTGTAGCCGTACTCACCCGTTTGTTCAATCTTGCCCGGTATATTCCGCTTGCTGAAAAATCCGAGCGCCTGCTGTAATTGTTCCGTGCCGATCAGAGCTTCCGAACTCAGTTTGTAGCGGCTGTAATATTGGCCGGTCTTCACGGCCTCTGCGTGAATGCCTGTTTCTTTAAAGAAATTGAGCGCCTGCGTCACTTTGTTCTGTTCGTATACGGATTCCGTTGTCAGCTGATAGTGGCTGTACACTTTTTTTCCTGTTGATCCGGCCGTTCCCGCCGCACCGTTTTTCTTAAAGAATTCAAGCCCTTTATTGATTCGCGCTTGAACGGCGGTTTCAGCAGACGCAATCCGGAAGCGGCTGACGGTCGTGCTGCCGGTGCTTTGCGCAGAAGCCTGAATATTTTTGTTTTTAAAAAACCGGATGCCATCGTTTGCTTTCTTTTGATCTGAAAGCGGGACGGAAACGATTCTGAAAGATGTCTGCTTTTTCCCCGCCTTTGCAGCAGTATAACGCCACGTTTTCTTTTTGAAAAAGGCGTCGATTTTTTTGAGGTTTTGACTGTCTACGCTTTTCATGCTTACGATCCAGAAGCGTGTACCTTTTACCTTTTCCGTGCTTGAGGCGAGACCGGTTTTCTTTTTAATTTGTCCGGCGGCATTTTTCGCGCTCTTTTCGTCATTAAAATATCCCGATTTCACATTGTATAGCTGTGCCGGCTGACCGGCGGCTTCATATGCCCCTTTGACTTTGAGCTCTTTTTCAAACTGCTTCAGCAGGTTTTTCGCGTTTGTTTCGCCTTGTATCGAACTTGTCGCAATTTTATATTTAGGCTGTTGTTTCTTTACGGTCTCTATCGTTCCTTTAAGGGCCGTTTCTTTTTCAAACTGGACAAGCAGGCTTTTCGCTTTGCTCTCATCTGCGATTTCTGCAGAATAAAGCTTGACGATCGCTTGTCCCGCTCCGTATGGTGCATACGACGCTTTGAGGCCGGTCGCTTTTTGAAAACGATCGAGGATGGCTTTCGTGTTGTCTTCGCCTTCGATTCCTCCGGTGGCAACCTTCACGTATGCTTCCCTGTTCCCTGCAAGTGTATAGGTTGCTTTCAGACCGGTTTCTTTTTCAAATTGGAGCGCCCATTCCTTGGCTTTTTCTTCACCGGCAAATTCCTTTGATACCGCTTTGGAAAACGGTTCTTTTTTTCCAATCGGACCATAGGACGCCTTCAAACCGGTTTCTTTTTCAAACTGCAAAAGCAGATTTTTTGCTCTGCTCTCCCCTTCGACACCTTCTGATGTCAAAACGTATGTTGTGCCGTTTTTCCCTGAAGGTTTGACCTCGGCTTTCCATCCCGTGTCCTTTTTCAGTTGTTCGGCTGCTTTGAGCGCTTCGCTTTCGCTATTAAACTCTTTTGCTGTTTCAATTTTGTAGACGGAAGTATCGGTATATGCTGCTAAAGCAGGAATTGCCGGGACTGCCGTATGTACGAGCAAAATGATTGCAGCAAAAATAACGGTTTTTCTAATGTTTTTCACATTCTTTACTCCCCTCGCCTATGAGCCTCCCAATTTCTAAAACTTGCTTTCTCTTTTTATCGGCGAGCCGGATTATTTTTTTACAATAAAAAAGCTTAACGGCCTTTTTTTGCAGACCGTCAAGCTTTTTATATGTGTGACACGATTAGTTCACATGTTCCTTCTATTGTAAAGTCATTGGTTTCCGCCGGCAGGATAAAATTTGTCCCTTTGCTGATCGGAAATAATTCGCCGCCCTGAGTGAGCTTTCCTTCTCCTTCAATCACGCTGCACAGGAGGAAAGGGGCATCCTGGGTCAGCTCAGCGGCACCGTCGATCTCCCATTTATATACGGAGAAATATTCGGCTTCAACAAATGTCTTAATGGTAATGCCTTTTTGAGTTTCTGTCGATTCGTCAACATAGCTGTCTACATGCGGTACTGTTGTGACATTGATCGCCTGTGTCAGGTGAAGTTCGCGCTTTTCTCCGTTTTGATCGGTCCGGTCATAATCATATACCCTGTACGTCGTATCGGAGCTCTGCTGTGTCTCCAAAACGACCGTCCCCTCGCAAAGAGCGTGAATCGTGCCGCTTGGCACATAATAAAAATCGCCCGGTTTGATTTTGATCCGCCTTAACAGGTTGTCCCAATCACCGCTGTTGATCATGGTGACCAGTTCAGTCCGCGTTCTCGCCGTGTGGCCGTAAACGATCTCTGCTCCTTCTTTGCAATCGATGATATACCAGCATTCTGTCTTACCGAGTTCCCCGTTTTCGTGCTCTCCTGCATAATAGTCATCCGGGTGGACTTGAACGGAAAGGTCTTGATTGGCATCAAGTATTTTCGTTAACAGCGGGAAACGGTCCCCCTCTGCACCTCCAAACAATTCACGGTGTTCGTCCCAAAGCTCGGCAAGCGTTTTTCCTTTGTAAGGACCTGAAGCAACGATGTTCGGACCGTTTGGATGGGCGGAAATGGCCCAGCATTCACCTGTCAAATCGGAGGGAATGTCATAGCCGAATGACTCGCGCAAAGCCGTTCCCCCCCAGATTCTCTCTTTAAACTCAGGCTGCAGAAATATCGGTGATTGAGTCATGTTGCCATCTCCTCCCTTAATTCACGATAGTCTTATGTAAATAAAACGCTTTCTTTTATTGATAGACATGTATGTTGAAATATAAACCTTTTCATATTCATTATGACGTTATCTCGATAGAAGCCAATGCCGGAAAGGAAAAACAGAAGCCCTCTTCAGGCTTCTGCTTGTGATGATGCAAACTCAATAATCCGCTGGTTTGAGCTTCCTCTGTAAAGAAGCGTCAAGTCCCTTTTTTTGAGTTCGAACGGGCCGTCTACCAGGACATCGCAATAGGCCAGCAAGGCGCTGTGCTTTTCATTCTTCAAGATTTGTTCGTACGTATAGCCGCTGTAAAGCCAGATGTCCTTTTCGGAATGCTGCTTAATTTTTTCTGACAGCTCGATCAGTTCGCCTGCATGCAAAAGCGGCTCCCCTCCTGAATAGGTGACGTTTGTAAGCGGGTTTTTCATAATTTCCTCGAATACTTCGTCTACACTCATATCAAATCCGTTATTGATATTCCAGCTTTGTTTATTATGGCAGCCTTCACACATATGCGGGCAGCCCGCTAAAAACACGACTGTTCTCAGTCCTTCTCCGTCTACGATGCTGTCATGGATAATATTCATCACTTTCATAGATGCTTCACTCTGTCCTTTTCTTCTTGTCTTTTCGCCGAATTCCACTTTGACATATCTCCGACTAAATATCCTGTAATCCGTCTGATTCGTTCGATCAAAGCCTCATCCCGGTTTTTGCACTGCGGGCATTCATTATCTATGATTCCGGTAAATCCGCACGCCTTGCAGTGGTCGACAGGATGGTTGATCGAGGCGTAGCCCATGCCTGACCGGCGCATGGCGGTCACAAGCATGTCCATCGCTTTAATGTTTTTTTTCGGGTCTCCGTCCAGCTCGATGTAGCTGATGTGCCCTCCATTGCACATTAAGTGGAACGGCGCTTCTTTTCTGATCTTTTCGACCGCAGTCAGCTTATAGTGAACAGGGATGTGAAACGAATTCGTATAGTACACCCGGTCTGTGACATTGCGGATCGAACCGAACTCCACTTTGTCTTTTTTGACAAATTTCCCTGAAAGCCCTTCTGCCGGCGTAGCGATCAAGGAAAAGTTCAATTTGTGTTTTTCTGTGGCTTCATCGGCCTTATCTCTCATCGACTGGACGATTTTTTTGCCGAGTTCAAACGACTCCTCGCTTTCTCCGTGATGTTTTCCGGTCAATGCAGTCAAAGCTTCAGCCAGCCCGATAAATCCGATGCTCAATGTTCCGTGCTTTAGCACATCCTCGAGCGTGTCCTCAGGTTCAAGCTTCTCGCTTTCATGCCAGATGCCTTGTGAATACAGGAATTTAAAGTCCTTTGCTCTTTTCTTGCATTGAAAGGCGTACCGTTCAAGCAGCTGTTGAATCGTTAAATCCATGTAGCGGTTTAACAAGGCAAAAAACTGTTCAACGTTTTCGCTGAGCAGCGCTATTTTCACAATGTTGATCGAGGTGAATGACAAATTCCCTCTGCCGACGCTGTTTTCTTTTCCATGAATATTGGACATGACGCGCGTTCTGCATCCCATATAAGCGATTTCGCTTTCCGGCGTTCCGTCATAAAAAGGTTTGTTCACGGGCGAGTCGATAAAGCTGAAGTTCGGAAACAGCCTTTCAGCGCTCGTTTCCAATGCAAGCCGGTACAAGTCATAGTTAGGGTCTGTTTGATCAACGTTCACGCCTTCTTTCATTTTGAAGATCTGAATCGGAAAAATCGGCGTCTCACCTTTGCCGAGGCCTGCTTTTGTCGCCTTAAGAATATTTTTGATCAAAAGGCGGCCTTCCCTTGACGTATCCGTGCCGTAATTAATGGAAACAAACGGCACCTGTCCGCCGCCCCTCGAATGCATGCTGTTGGCGTTATGTATAAATGCTTCGCACGCTTGGTAAGTTGTGTTGTCCGTTTCTTCCCACGCTCTTTCCCTTATCTCTTCTTCTGTCAAAGTTGTCGGGTATTGTTTGATTTTCGCAAGATGCTTTTCGTACGTTTTGCGGACGTAAGGCGCCAGATCGTAATCGAACATTGGGAATGACTGGCCGCCATGCTGCATATTTTGATTCGATTGAAAAATGATAGATGCGAGTGACAATGCGCTCATAATGTCCTTCGGTTCCCTGAGGGAGCCGTGGCCAGTGTGGAATCCCTCCTTTAACAGCCGGACCAATGGTATCTGACAGCAAGTCGTTGTCCCGCTCGGCATATAGTCTAAATCGTGAGGGTATATAAAGTTGTCATCGACTGCTTTCTTGATTTCCGGCGACATTAAGTAATGGAGCGCATAATGTCTGGAACTCTCGGATGCAAACCGGCTCATTTGCCCCATCGGGGAGCGGCCGTCTACGTTGGCATTTTCCTGCATAATATCGTGATTTCCATACCCGACGATATCATGAAATGTTTCTGTCAATTGCAATAATCCCTGTTCTTTAAAGCCTGTTGTCATCCTAATCTCTCCTAAAAAGTAGCATATATAGTGTTTGTTCATCCAACAGACACTATATATTGATATTAGCACAGATTATGTTCGTCAAATTTAGCAATTTGGTGACGTTTCAAAAACGGTCATAAAAAAACGCCCCGGACAAATGTCCCGGTGCGCCTGCGGCAACATTACTTGTAATCAATCGTCATTTGTTTCGGAGATTTTCTTTGTTTCGTCCGTTTTTCGATCCAGACGGTTGCAAGCGGCGTCAGAAGCGAGGTGACAATGACGCTTGTCGCGATGATCGCGGTTGCTGAATCAGCTACCGGCGCAAACACGGGGTTTGCATCGGCAAGTGCATACGGGACGGCTACCGCAGCCCCGGCCGTTGATGACGCCGCTACTCCCGCGACACCGTCTCCTCTTGCGACAAAGCGGTCCAGCAAGTATAGAGATGCACCCGAGAGAATGACGACTGATACGCCGACAACAATGCCTAAAAGGCCGGATTGAATCAACATGTTAAAATCAAGCGTGTTTCCAAGTGAAAATGCGAAGAACGGAATGATCGCCGGTACGACTTTTCCGAACAAATCGCGCAATTCAGGGTCAAGGTTACCGAGAATGCAGCCGAGTAAAAACGGGATGACGGTTGCAGCCAGCGTCTCCCAAGGAAATGCCGCAAGCCCTGTCACACCGAAAGTGACCATCGTCATAAACGGGCCTGATTCCGTGCTGATAAAGGCAAAAGCACCGGCGTCTTCCTTTCTTCCCATGTGATTCATTAACGCCAAATACAGACCGCCGTTCGTTTCATTCATAACGGCTACGATCGCCAGCACGGACAGTCCGGCAAAAAACCCGCTTTGAATGCCTTCGTCTGGAATGAACTGCGCTGCGATCAAACCCAATAATGCGGCAAAGCCGACTTTGCCGATCAGAAGCGTCAGCCCCTTCCTCGCAATATATCCTGAAGAACGAAAATCTATTGTCGCGCCAACGCAAAAGATAAATACTCCTAAAATCGGCAGCGTTCCGGTAATCAGGGCGCCTGTAAATCCGCCGAAAAACTCTGCGGTTCCCGGTGCAAATGTATTCAGCGTTGCGCCCAGAAAGAGCGGAATGATCATCATGCCGCCCGGCACACGTTCAATCGTTGCTTTAATTTTCATCATTTTTTTCTCCCATTCTAGAAATTAATGAAAAAGCAAAGCTGTCGATCTTGCAAAACCTGAAGTCTTTACCACGCTGCGCACGCTTTATTTCTGCTGAGCCCGCCGCTGAAAGATGCGCTGGAGATCCGCTTCTGACACTTTGTTCAGCTGGCTTCCCACACCTACTGCCAATGCTCCGGCATCAAGCCACTTCTCCACATCGCCGGGATGGATTCCTCCGGTTGGTATGAACCGAACCTTCGGAAAAGGACCGGCGAGGTTCTTCATGTAAGGAATCCCGGATGTTCCCCCTGGAAACAGCTTAAGAACCCGAAAACCCTTTGAGACCGCTTCCATAATTTCGCTTGGCGTTAATACGCCGGGAATAAAAAATGTATGCAATGATGCGGCCTCCTCAGCCAGTGATTCCGAAAAACCCGGGCTGACGATAAATTTTGACCCCGCTGCCGCGGCTTCCCTCGCCTGTTCGCTTTCAACCACCGTTCCCGCTCCGACAAGAAGACCGTCTTTTCCCGCAAATTTTTCAATCAGCTCAGACGCTCCCGGCGTCGTATATGTGATTTCAATCGCAGTAATCCCTTTGTCGATCAGTCTGTGAATGGTCTCCTCAGCAGCCTCCTTACCGTCTGCGCGGACGACTGCGATCAGCCCGGCCTCGCCCAGCTGCTCTTGCACTTTTCCGATCATAGACATTTCCATTACGGTCAACCTCCTATTTTTTGGTTGTTTTTCTCTCCAGCCATAAAAGCTTTCAATTGATCCCTTGACGGCAGACCGTCCATATCCCCCGGAGCCATGACGGCCAGCGCTCCGATCGCATTGGCCCTCTGAACTGCTTCTTCCAGCGGAAGTCCGTCTAAAAGGCCGCTGATCATGCCGACGGCAAAACCGTCGCCAGCGCCAACAGTATCAACAACCTTCTCCACCTGATAACCCGGCACATAACCTTCTTTTTCCGATGTCCTGTAATAAGCCCCTTCTTTTCCAAGCTTGATGACAATCACCTTGACCCCCTGCATTACATAATGTTTAGCGATATCCTCGGGAGAATTGCAGCCTGTCAGGAGTTTTCCTTCATTGATCCCCGGCAGAAACCAGTCTGCCTGCGCGGCGATTTCATTAATTGTATGAACCATTGTCTGCTGATCCGGCCAAAGCTGGAAGCGGAGATTCGGGTCAAACGAAATCGTCTTCCCGTCTTTTTTCATCTGGTGAACGGCGTGGCGGGCGAAGCCCCTCATTTCCCTTGAAAGTGCAGGAGGTATGCCCGTCACATGCATATGTTTGGCTTGCTTGAAATACTCTGCCGGGTAGTCATCAATGCTCATCGTGCTTGCGGCTGATCCGCTCCGATAATATGTGACATCAGGGTCTCCGCTTTCAACCTTTGACTTGAGCAGTATGCCCGTCTGCCGGTCTGCGGTGCGTTTGACTTCAGAAATGTCGACGCCTTCTTTTTTCAATTCATTTAAAATAAAGGTTCCAAGCGAATCGGCGCCGACCTTGCTCATCCAGCCGACCCGAAAACCCAGGCGCGACAGTC
Coding sequences within it:
- the tagD gene encoding glycerol-3-phosphate cytidylyltransferase yields the protein MKKVITYGTFDLLHWGHIKLLERAKQLGDYLVVAISTDEFNLQKQKKAYHSYEHRKLILETIRYVDEVIPEKNWDQKVQDVIDHDIDVFVMGDDWEGKFDFLKDYCEVVYLPRTEGISTTKIKEEIANL
- a CDS encoding WecB/TagA/CpsF family glycosyltransferase, producing MQTETVHHLAYVNGDLPGFLNHLEKSFIDRNEGAFIATVNPEIGYAAAKDKDYFKTVSSADFILPDGIGIVLTSRLINSRLKSRIAGYDVFINLLSLADRKKKRVFLYGAKQEVIQAVADRLSTEYPGIELAGYSHGYVKDKGEVAKQIAAAKPDMVFVALGYPHQEKFIYEHKHLFPQAIAIGIGGSFDVFSGKVKRAPKMFIKLNLEWMYRLLTNPTRWKRMLNIPKYVFSVLKEERVQKQRHYYPEQIKEQSKIDL
- a CDS encoding CDP-glycerol--glycerophosphate glycerophosphotransferase is translated as MNIRSLLVMVYSAGLALTGFIFRLVKARDRAVLLVSFPDNARALLDEYVSSSRPFEMEVLYTRHAVSLADEYPSVRSQVINEKNPIHLIKAVYRMFRCKFVLTDNYFLLTSVLNKRPQTTCIQIWHASGALKKFGLEDIGNRYRSAGDIKRFKKVYRSFDHIVVGSEKMADIFKRSFGLGDDRFLRTGVPLTDEYFHAGRQTAERPDQKVILYAPTYRDYCLTSVRLPFSKEQLSGELQGEFLLLVKLHPAVREQIAFEEHEGLIKDVSDVPLKDLLMESDILISDYSSVAFEYALLNKPILFFTYDMAEYNEKRGLIDDFEAVIPGKACMDSEMLLKEIKEMSDTKEEIKKFAEEWHQYSTGDASMRLLNFMSEHMTANEKRPAGS
- a CDS encoding N-acetylglucosaminidase — its product is MKNIRKTVIFAAIILLVHTAVPAIPALAAYTDTSVYKIETAKEFNSESEALKAAEQLKKDTGWKAEVKPSGKNGTTYVLTSEGVEGESRAKNLLLQFEKETGLKASYGPIGKKEPFSKAVSKEFAGEEKAKEWALQFEKETGLKATYTLAGNREAYVKVATGGIEGEDNTKAILDRFQKATGLKASYAPYGAGQAIVKLYSAEIADESKAKSLLVQFEKETALKGTIETVKKQQPKYKIATSSIQGETNAKNLLKQFEKELKVKGAYEAAGQPAQLYNVKSGYFNDEKSAKNAAGQIKKKTGLASSTEKVKGTRFWIVSMKSVDSQNLKKIDAFFKKKTWRYTAAKAGKKQTSFRIVSVPLSDQKKANDGIRFFKNKNIQASAQSTGSTTVSRFRIASAETAVQARINKGLEFFKKNGAAGTAGSTGKKVYSHYQLTTESVYEQNKVTQALNFFKETGIHAEAVKTGQYYSRYKLSSEALIGTEQLQQALGFFSKRNIPGKIEQTGEYGYRQYRVTTGRITSKADLDKGLNVFKKNNVSATYQTKTVSLFHISINEQFTGKDRADAAANRIKTNYGWPVNVVKVKNGPQITTTDYGITLSQMIDKQMKVSPQTDAPAYVSLSYINTANQTVTADLLNIRSSPLVTGGNIIGQLQKGDKVNIISQENGWAKIRMNWRNASRDEVEKYVNPENFTQDSSAYFQFLKLSQTAGLNAAEVNAKILYNKGVLTGKGQAFIDAARAYSINELYLISHSLLETGNGTSELAKGTMFNGKKVYNMYGVGAYDSNPLYYGAKYAYEQGWFTPEAAIMGGAKFIGEKYIHHPTYKQDTLYKMRWSPNALHQYATDVGWACKQVGRMYSLYTLLDQYTLYYDVPVYR
- the manA gene encoding mannose-6-phosphate isomerase, class I, giving the protein MTQSPIFLQPEFKERIWGGTALRESFGYDIPSDLTGECWAISAHPNGPNIVASGPYKGKTLAELWDEHRELFGGAEGDRFPLLTKILDANQDLSVQVHPDDYYAGEHENGELGKTECWYIIDCKEGAEIVYGHTARTRTELVTMINSGDWDNLLRRIKIKPGDFYYVPSGTIHALCEGTVVLETQQSSDTTYRVYDYDRTDQNGEKRELHLTQAINVTTVPHVDSYVDESTETQKGITIKTFVEAEYFSVYKWEIDGAAELTQDAPFLLCSVIEGEGKLTQGGELFPISKGTNFILPAETNDFTIEGTCELIVSHI
- the nrdG gene encoding anaerobic ribonucleoside-triphosphate reductase activating protein, giving the protein MKVMNIIHDSIVDGEGLRTVVFLAGCPHMCEGCHNKQSWNINNGFDMSVDEVFEEIMKNPLTNVTYSGGEPLLHAGELIELSEKIKQHSEKDIWLYSGYTYEQILKNEKHSALLAYCDVLVDGPFELKKRDLTLLYRGSSNQRIIEFASSQAEA
- a CDS encoding anaerobic ribonucleoside triphosphate reductase codes for the protein MTTGFKEQGLLQLTETFHDIVGYGNHDIMQENANVDGRSPMGQMSRFASESSRHYALHYLMSPEIKKAVDDNFIYPHDLDYMPSGTTTCCQIPLVRLLKEGFHTGHGSLREPKDIMSALSLASIIFQSNQNMQHGGQSFPMFDYDLAPYVRKTYEKHLAKIKQYPTTLTEEEIRERAWEETDNTTYQACEAFIHNANSMHSRGGGQVPFVSINYGTDTSREGRLLIKNILKATKAGLGKGETPIFPIQIFKMKEGVNVDQTDPNYDLYRLALETSAERLFPNFSFIDSPVNKPFYDGTPESEIAYMGCRTRVMSNIHGKENSVGRGNLSFTSINIVKIALLSENVEQFFALLNRYMDLTIQQLLERYAFQCKKRAKDFKFLYSQGIWHESEKLEPEDTLEDVLKHGTLSIGFIGLAEALTALTGKHHGESEESFELGKKIVQSMRDKADEATEKHKLNFSLIATPAEGLSGKFVKKDKVEFGSIRNVTDRVYYTNSFHIPVHYKLTAVEKIRKEAPFHLMCNGGHISYIELDGDPKKNIKAMDMLVTAMRRSGMGYASINHPVDHCKACGFTGIIDNECPQCKNRDEALIERIRRITGYLVGDMSKWNSAKRQEEKDRVKHL
- the kdgT gene encoding 2-keto-3-deoxygluconate transporter, coding for MKIKATIERVPGGMMIIPLFLGATLNTFAPGTAEFFGGFTGALITGTLPILGVFIFCVGATIDFRSSGYIARKGLTLLIGKVGFAALLGLIAAQFIPDEGIQSGFFAGLSVLAIVAVMNETNGGLYLALMNHMGRKEDAGAFAFISTESGPFMTMVTFGVTGLAAFPWETLAATVIPFLLGCILGNLDPELRDLFGKVVPAIIPFFAFSLGNTLDFNMLIQSGLLGIVVGVSVVILSGASLYLLDRFVARGDGVAGVAASSTAGAAVAVPYALADANPVFAPVADSATAIIATSVIVTSLLTPLATVWIEKRTKQRKSPKQMTIDYK
- a CDS encoding bifunctional 4-hydroxy-2-oxoglutarate aldolase/2-dehydro-3-deoxy-phosphogluconate aldolase; the encoded protein is MEMSMIGKVQEQLGEAGLIAVVRADGKEAAEETIHRLIDKGITAIEITYTTPGASELIEKFAGKDGLLVGAGTVVESEQAREAAAAGSKFIVSPGFSESLAEEAASLHTFFIPGVLTPSEIMEAVSKGFRVLKLFPGGTSGIPYMKNLAGPFPKVRFIPTGGIHPGDVEKWLDAGALAVGVGSQLNKVSEADLQRIFQRRAQQK